actcgaaagaagtcaaattacaacacaaatcccgaaattggccaaatccCACCCTTGAGCtaatggtgagccaataataccctgctcgaagaatcttttTTGCCAGAACATACCTGGTCATATGCGGCCtgcaaactccggaatgtacctcagtcatgatagtcgtggcttGATTTGCATCGATGCACCTCAACTGCCCAAGatttggagttcttttgtacaaaattcccccgctcaagaaaaatccactagccaaacgtcgaattgttctcttttgataaCTCGTGGCTTGTATCagatatacccccatcctgatgtactccctgatatcatggaaccacggctcaccatcaagttcttcctcGACCACATtacagtaggcatgctgatcataaacttgaatatgcagagggcCAACATAAgatttgtccggatggtgcaacattaatgccaaggtagccaaagcatcgacaacctcattatggatccttggaatgtgcctgaatacTATTGATCGAAACCATTGGCAAatatcatgcaaacattgtcgatacggtataagctttaaatcacgtgtctcccattctccttgaatctggtgcactagaaggtccgagtctcccaagacgaAGACTTCTTGGACTCCCATGTCTACaactaacctcaaacccaaaatgcatgcctcgtgctcagccatgttattggtacaatagaaacgaagttgagccgtaacagggtagtgatgccctatttcagaaataagcacgacCCTTATCTCGACACATTTCATGTTagtggctccatcaaagaaaagtttccaacctggtctTTCAACCTGCTCCACCTCATCAATATGCaacacctcttcatcgggaaaataagtcttcaatggTTCATATTCTTCGTCAATcaggttctcggccaaatgatcggccaatgcttgcgCTTTCATCGTCGTCCGAGTCACATATactatgtcaaactctgtgagcaaaatctgccactttgcca
Above is a window of Nicotiana tabacum cultivar K326 chromosome 8, ASM71507v2, whole genome shotgun sequence DNA encoding:
- the LOC107785664 gene encoding uncharacterized protein LOC107785664 isoform X1 yields the protein MFCPNLGSTEVEALFVVLHYLPHFSAMPTGRLAKWQILLTEFDIVYVTRTTMKAQALADHLAENLIDEEYEPLKTYFPDEEVLHIDEVEQVERPGWKLFFDGATNMKCVEIRVVLISEIGHHYPVTAQLRFYCTNNMAEHEACILGLRLVVDMGVQEVFVLGDSDLLVHQIQGEWETRDLKLIPYRQCLHDICQWFRSIVFRHIPRIHNEVVDALATLALMLHHPDKSYVGPLHIQVYDQHAYCNVVEEELDGEPWFHDIREYIRMGVYLIQATSYQKRTIRRLASGFFLSGGILYKRTPNLGQLRCIDANQATTIMTEVHSGVCRPHMTRYVLAKKILRAGYYWLTISSRVGFGQFRDLCCNLTSFEWALFP
- the LOC107785664 gene encoding uncharacterized protein LOC107785664 isoform X2 yields the protein MFCPNLGSTEVEALFVVLHYLPHFSAMPTGRLAKWQILLTEFDIVYVTRTTMKAQALADHLAENLIDEEYEPLKTYFPDEEVLHIDEVEQVERPGWKLFFDGATNMKCVEIRVVLISEIGHHYPVTAQLRFYCTNNMAEHEACILGLRLVVDMGVQEVFVLGDSDLLVHQIQGEWETRDLKLIPYRQCLHDICQWFRSIVFRHIPRIHNEVVDALATLALMLHHPDKSYVGPLHIQVYDQHAYCNVVEEELDGEPWFHDIREYIRMGVYLIQATSYQKRTIRRLASGFFLSGGILYKRTPNLGQLRCIDANQATTIMTEVHSGVCRPHMTRFGAYGGLFERQRHRRLEFGPYRGE